A stretch of the Enoplosus armatus isolate fEnoArm2 chromosome 13, fEnoArm2.hap1, whole genome shotgun sequence genome encodes the following:
- the mpzl2b gene encoding myelin protein zero-like protein 2b — MFYHVYGIWPVLLLGGFVVPGVRHVSGIVIHTPTEVEAVNGTNVKLKCTFSSTHPVSPQTIIVSWNFRPLKSGSDESVFYYQEVPYPPQQGRFKGHAVWSGDIMRRDVSITLHEVPPTFNGTYICQVRNRPDVHGSNGEIVLRVVNKVSLSEIGILAAAVGGACGVILILLCIFVAVRFYKRKRMENDIELHPGERELKDPTVCTPEEAVHLTVVTKEKEADSSDDEESEPSSGDDEEEEDNEDDDDDDDDDDDDDDDDDGGDGGGDDGD, encoded by the exons atgttttatcacGTGTATGGGATATGGCCTGTGCTTCTCCTGGGAGGATTCGTGGTGCCAG GGGTGAGACATGTCAGTGGAATAGTTATTCACACTCCGACTGAGGTGGAAGCGGTCAACGGGACGAATGTGAAACTGAAGTGCACCTTCAGCTCCACTCACCCAGTGTCGCCTCAGACCATCATCGTGTCCTGGAACTTCCGTCCCTTGAAGTCAGGATCGGATGAGTCG gtgtTTTACTACCAAGAGGTACCATACCCTCCCCAGCAAGGACGTTTTAAAGGCCATGCGGTGTGGTCGGGAGATATTATGAGACGAGACGTCTCCATCACTCTGCATGAGGTGCCTCCGACCTTTAATGGCACCTACATCTGCCAGGTGCGCAACCGTCCAGATGTGCACGGCAGTAATGGAGAGATCGTCCTCCGAGTCGTCAACAAAG TTTCCCTCTCTGAGATCGGCATCCTGGCAGCAGCAGTTGGAGGCGCCTGTGGTGTCATCCTGATCCTCCTCTGTATTTTCGTGGCGGTGAGGTTCTACAAGAGGAAGCGCATGGAAAACGACATTGAACTGCACCCAGGGGAACGCGAGTTGAAGGACCCGACCGTGTG TACACCTGAAGAGGCAGTTCATCTGACAGTTGTGACGAAGGAGAAAGAAGCCGATAGTTCAGATGATGAAGAGTCTGAACCCAGTAGCggagatgatgaggaagaggaagacaatgaagatgatgatgacgatgatgacgacgatgatgatgacgacgacgacgacgacggtGGTGacggtggtggtgatgatggagaTTAA
- the scn4bb gene encoding sodium channel, voltage-gated, type IV, beta b: MEVQWVGVEPPRLGPPHTAVGLIFSMLLGVWSAQALEMFVGKIPFLEAVNGSTVMLPCTYSSCIGIENLYFNWQFNYNGTMQKVCDSVIPSEGVVPHVSIYRDRVDFVGNNDQNNISILLWNITFEDGGQYTCFGRNPKEKGKNHSAIFTLIVVDELRVVDNTLATIIASAVGGAIALIMGFMLLKNFTLFVLAKLEEKNKECLVSSSGIDNTENGLSGSKADSKPTPKKK, from the exons ATGGAGGTCCAGTGGGTTGGGGTTGAACCCCCGAGGCTGGGCCCTCCACACACAGCCGTGGGCCTGATATTCTCTATGCTGCTTG GCGTGTGGTCTGCTCAGGCCCTTGAGATGTTTGTAGGGAAGATTCCCTTCCTGGAGGCAGTGAATGGCAGCACAGTCATGTTGCCTTGCACATACTCCAGCTGCATCGGCATTGAGAACCTCTACTTCAACTGGCAGTTCAATTACAATGGCACCATGCAGAAG GTGTGCGATTCAGTGATACCGTCAGAGGGGGTGGTGCCACATGTGAGTATATATCGAGACCGGGTGGATTTTGTGGGGAACAACGATCAAAACAATATCTCCATTTTGCTGTGGAACATCACCTTTGAGGACGGAGGCCAGTACACTTGTTTTGGACGCAACCCCAAAGAGAAGGGCAAGAACCACAGTGCCATCTTCACCCTCATTGTGGTGGACGAGT TGAGGGTGGTGGACAACACGCTGGCCACCATCATAGCCTCAGCTGTGGGCGGAGCCATCGCACTGATAATGGGCTTCATGTTGCTCAAGAACTTCACTCTCTTTGTTCTTGCCAAACTTGAGGAGAAAAA TAAGGAGTGCCTTGTAAGTTCATCAGGGATCGACAACACAGAAAATGGCCTCTCAGGATCCAAAGCTGATTCAAAACCAAcaccaaaaaagaaatga
- the pafah1b2 gene encoding platelet-activating factor acetylhydrolase IB subunit alpha2: MSGDDLNPAAVAQPVEDVQGDGRWMSQHTRFVQECKDAEPDVLFVGDSMVQLMQQFEVWRELFSPLHALNFGIGGDTTCNVLWRLQNGELENIRPKVVVLWVGTNNYEHTAEQVAGGILAIAQLLTSCLPKAKIVVLSLLPRGERPNPLREKNEAVNGFLRSWLPRLGQAQFLDVSGEFVHSDGTIIQQAMFDFLHLTSTGYRSMAKPLSDLLLQILEETPEERRASLV, translated from the exons ATGAGTGGTGATGACTTGAACCCAGCTGCAGTGGCTCAGCCAGTAGAGGATGTACAAGGAGATGGACGGTGGATGTCACAG cacacaAGATTTGTGCAGGAGTGTAAGGATGCTGAACCAGACGTGCTCTTTGTGGGGGATTCTATGGTACAACTAATGCAGCAGTTTGAG GTCTGGAGGGAGTTATTCTCTCCTCTTCACGCGCTCAACTTTGGCATTGGAGGGGACACCACCTGTAACGTGCTGTGGAGGCTGCAGAACGGAGAGCTGGAGAACATCCGTCCCAAG GTGGTGGTGTTGTGGGTAGGAACCAACAATTacgaacacacagcagagcaagTTGCAGGAGGAATTCTTGCTATTGCACAGCTGCTCACCTCCTGCCTCCCCAAGGCAAAGATCGTTGTACTG AGTTTGTTGCCTCGAGGGGAGCGTCCAAACCCACTGAGGGAGAAGAACGAGGCAGTTAACGGGTTCCTGCGCTCCTGGCTGCCGCGACTGGGCCAGGCTCAGTTCCTGGATGTGAGTGGGGAGTTCGTCCACTCCGATGGAACCATCATCCAACAGGCCATGTTTGACTTCCTCCACCTGACTTCGACAGGCTACCGCAGCATGGCGAAGCCCCTCAGTGACCTGCTGCTCCAGATACTGGAGGAGACGCCAGAGGAGAGACGGGCGTCGCTGGTTTGA